Proteins encoded together in one Lathyrus oleraceus cultivar Zhongwan6 chromosome 5, CAAS_Psat_ZW6_1.0, whole genome shotgun sequence window:
- the LOC127083409 gene encoding catalase: MDPYKHRPSSAFNSPFWTTNSGAPVWNNNSSLTVGSRGPILLEDYHLVEKLAQFDRERIPERVVHARGASAKGFFEVTHDISHLTCADFLRAPGVQTPVIVRFSTVIHERGSPETLRDPRGFAVKFYTREGNYDLVGNNFPVFFVHDGMNFPDMVHALKPNPQTHIQENWRILDFFSHFPESLHMFSFLFDDVGVPQDYRHMDGFGVNTYTLINKAGKSVYVKFHWKPTCGVKCLLEEEAIQVGGSNHSHATKDLYDSIAAGNYPEWKLYIQTIDPAHEDRFEFDPLDVTKTWPEDIIPLQPVGRMVLNKNIDNFFAENEQLAFCPAIIVPGIYYSDDKMLQTRVFSYADSQRHRLGPNYLQLPVNAPKCSHHNNHHEGFMNAIHRDEEVNYFPSRHDTVRHAERVPIPTTHLSARREKCNIPKQNHFKQAGERYRTWAPDRQERFLRRWVEALSDTDPRITHEIRSIWVSYWSQADRSLGQKLASHLNMRPSI, from the exons ATGGATCCTTACAAG CATCGTCCTTCTAGCGCTTTCAATTCTCCTTTCTGGACTACGAACTCCGGTGCTCCTGTTTGGAATAATAACTCTTCCCTAACCGTTGGATCTAGAG GTCCAATTCTATTGGAAGATTATCATCTTGTGGAAAAGCTTGCCCAATTTGATAGGGAAAGGATCCCAGAACGTGTTGTCCATGCTAGGGGAGCAAGTGCAAAGGGTTTCTTTGAAGTCACACATGATATTTCGCACCTGACATGTGCAGATTTCCTTCGAGCCCCCGGTGTTCAGACACCTGTCATTGTGCGTTTCTCAACTGTCATTCATGAACGTGGCAGCCCTGAAACCTTGAGGGATCCCCGAGGTTTTGCTGTGAAATTTTACACCAGAGAG GGTAACTATGACCTTGTTGGAAACAACTTTCCCGTCTTCTTCGTTCATGACGGGATGAATTTTCCAGATATGGTCCATGCTCTTAAACCCAATCCCCAGACCCACATCCAGGAGAATTGGAGAATTCTTGATTTCTTCTCCCACTTTCCAGAAAGCCTTCACATGTTCTCCTTCCTATTTGATGATGTGGGTGTCCCACAAGATTATAGGCATATGGATGGTTTTGGAGTTAACACATACACCCTGATCAACAAGGCTGGAAAATCGGTGTATGTCAAATTTCACTGGAAGCCCACCTGTGGTGTGAAGTGTCTATTGGAGGAAGAGGCCATTCAGGTGGGAGGATCCAACCACAGCCATGCTACTAAAGACCTTTATGACTCAATTGCTGCTGGTAACTATCCTGAGTGGAAACTTTACATTCAAACAATAGATCCTGCTCATGAAGACAGATTTGAGTTTGACCCACTTGATGTAACTAAGACTTGGCCCGAGGACATCATACCCCTTCAGCCCGTAGGTCGCATGGTCTTGAACAAGAACATAGATAATTTCTTTGCTGAGAATGAACAACTTGCATTTTGTCCTGCCATTATCGTGCCTGGTATATATTACTCAGATGACAAGATGCTTCAAACTAGGGTTTTCTCTTATGCTGATTCACAGAGGCACAGACTTGGACCGAACTACCTGCAACTTCCTGTTAATGCTCCCAAGTGTTCTCACCACAACAATCACCATGAGGGTTTCATGAATGCCATTCACAGGGATGAGGAG GTCAATTACTTCCCTTCAAGGCATGATACTGTTCGTCATGCAGAAAGGGTCCCCATTCCTACTACTCATTTATCTGCAAGGCGTGAAAAG TGCAATATTCCGAAACAGAATCACTTCAAGCAGGCTGGAGAAAGATACCGAACTTGGGCACCTGACAG GCAGGAAAGATTTCTCCGCAGGTGGGTAGAAGCTTTATCCGACACCGATCCACGCATCACCCATGAAATCCGCAGCATTTGGGTATCATACTGGTCTCAG GCTGATCGTTCTCTTGGGCAGAAGTTAGcatctcatctgaacatgaggCCTAGCATTTAA